The following are encoded in a window of Manihot esculenta cultivar AM560-2 chromosome 8, M.esculenta_v8, whole genome shotgun sequence genomic DNA:
- the LOC110621688 gene encoding PHD finger protein ALFIN-LIKE 1: MEMASSRRTVEEIFDDFSARRAGVVRALTNDVDQFYVLCDPEKENLCLYGHPNETWEVNLPAEEVPPELPEPALGINFARDGMDRKDWLSLVAVHSDSWLISVAFYFGARLNRNERKRLFSMINDLPTVFEVVTERKPVKEKPSADSGNKSRGSVKRSSDGQVVKSNPQLTEEVYEADEDEHNETLCGSCGGSYSADEFWIGCDICEKWFHGKCVKITPAKAESIKQYKCPSCSLKRNRQ, translated from the exons ATGGAAATGGCCTCCAGTCGGCGAACCGTAGAGGAGATCTTCGATGATTTCAGTGCTAGAAGAGCTGGTGTTGTTCGTGCTTTAACTAATG ATGTGGATCAATTCTATGTACTCTGTGATCCAG AAAAGGAGAATTTGTGTCTGTATGGGCATCCAAATGAAACCTGGGAAGTAAACTTGCCAGCTGAGGAAGTTCCACCTGAGCTTCCTGAACCAGCCCTTGGaatcaattttgcaagagatggGATGGACAGAAAAGACTGGCTTTCGCTGGTTGCCGTGCATAGTGATTCATGGTTGATTTCTGTGGCATTCTATTTTGGAGCTCGTCTTAATCGGAATGAGAG GAAACGGCTATTTAGCATGATCAATGATCTGCCCACTGTCTTTGAAGTTGTAACAGAAAGGAAGCCTGTAAAAGAAAAGCCCAGTGCAGATAGTGGAAACAAATCACGAGGCAGTGTAAAG AGGTCAAGCGATGGTCAAGTGGTGAAGAGCAATCCTCAGCTTACAGAAGAGGTTTATGAGGCTGATGAAGATGAACATAATGAAACCCTATGCGGGAGTTGTGGTGGAAGTTATAGTGCAGATGAATTCTGGATTGGCTGTGACATCTGTGAGAAGTGGTTCCATGGAAAGTGCGTGAAGATAACACCTGCTAAGGCTGAAAGTATCAAGCAATACAAGTGCCCATCTTGCAGCCTTAAGAGGAACAGACAGTAA